A genome region from Drosophila simulans strain w501 chromosome 2R, Prin_Dsim_3.1, whole genome shotgun sequence includes the following:
- the LOC6735592 gene encoding uncharacterized protein LOC6735592 — protein sequence MSMKATIIGCLAVLVTLVAALDEHPHFCIKTDPILLSEIDRHVVIPSEEDLQCHIKATTLTQNEKASLVDTLCADHGSTTIKRDNHHYFKLRNGELTGRGVQAEVCANGGDSVLAWIPYHTVLKNYAAELNPKERLTYIAKATNVEREKTELCHFRHTDLVNAVSDNLFTCVVMIFGDNFYGLEDNINVLVELEPLAYQLRNITYLPWRNVTNSYKMHLGDSVLRNPSGERKPIYGSLNYDFVEKILVNMSSVYQHRKLSRLPLLFEHRSSVLELDSYGMGGLDVAEKAYFGRSMDPRSEVKVQVIGQWVDQHREFGADIYEYYGHGLRRYKETLTGARLTFIRIDNTEPVFMAPESSNLAKASLFREPKVGQIREDSAGNYTEWENAQEEDYDEEGPGFYCWFVVTCLLLAIAIILGIYIVVSAHNRRNKKRQMYEVANTNVPPPA from the exons ATGTCTATGAAAGCCACCATCATCGGATGCCTGGCCGTGCTGGTGACACTGGTTGCGGCCCTCGATGAACACCCTCATTTCTGCATTAAGACAGATCCCATCCTTCTGTCGGAGATCGATCGACATGTGGTCATCCCCAGCGAGGAGGACCTACAGTGCCACATTAAGGCCACCACGTTGACCCAAAACGAGAAG GCAAGCCTCGTGGACACCCTGTGCGCAGATCACGGCTCCACCACAATCAAGCGGGATAACCATCACTATTTTAAGCTGCGCAACGGAGAACTGACTGGAAGGGGAGTCCAGGCGGAGGTGTGCGCCAACGGAGGTGATTCGGTCCTGGCCTGGATTCCCTACCACACCGTGCTCAAGAACTATGCGGCCGAACTGAATCCTAAGGAGCGGCTGACATACATTGCCAAGGCCACGAACGTGGAGCGGGAGAAGACTGAGCTCTGTCACTTCCGACACACGGATCTTGTCAATGCGGTGTCCGACAATCTGTTCACCTGCGTGGTCATGATCTTTGGCGATAACTTT TATGGTCTTGAGGATAACATTAACGTACTGGTGGAACTGGAACCTTTGGCCTACCAGCTGAGGAACATTACTTACCTGCCGTGGCGCAATGTGACTAACAGCTACAAGATGCACCTGGGCGACAGTGTGCTCCGAAATCCCAGCGGCGAACGTAAGCCCATTTACGGGAGCCTGAACTACGACTTTGTGGAGAAGATCCTGGTGAACATGTCCAGTGTGTACCAGCATAGGAAACTATCCAGGCTGCCTCTGCTCTTCGAGCACCGGTCTTCTGTTCTCGAGTTGGACTCGTATGGAATGGGTGGCCTGGATGTTGCGGAAAAAGCCTATTTCGGACGAAGCATGGACCCCAGAAGCGAGGTGAAGGTGCAGGTGATTGGCCAGTGGGTGGACCAGCATCGGGAGTTCGGCGCCGACATTTACGAGTACTATGGCCATGGGCTGAGACGCTATAAGGAAACTCTGACCGGGGCACGGCTCACTTTCATCCGAATAGACAACACGGAACCGGTTTTCATGGCTCCGGAGTCTAGCAACCTGGCCAAGGCCTCGCTTTTCCGGGAGCCGAAGGTTGGCCAGATAAGGGAGGATTCAGCGGGCAACTATACCGAGTGGGAGAACGCACAGGAAGAAGATTACGATGAAGAAGGTCCAGGATTCTACTGCTGGTTTGTGGTTACTTGCCTGCTCTTGGCCATCGCTATTATCCTGGGCATATACATTGTAGTCAGCGCTCACAACAGGAGAAACAAGAAGCGCCAGATGTACGAAGTGGCCAACACGAATGTGCCTCCACCCGCCTAA